From Thalassospiraceae bacterium LMO-JJ14:
AAACGATAGCACCTGATTTAACACGCTGATCCCGGGACCACGGGAACCTGTTCCACAACCCACCGTCCCAACCCAAGGCCCCGCTAACGGACTGAAAATCCGCCAGCGGGGCCGTCCCATTCCGGGGCGGATTGATCGCCGCTGAAATCGGGGTCATGCTCGGTGCATGGCGGACGCAGAAAAAACCCTCGAACAGGCCGGCGCGGATTTTGCCTCCGGCAACTTCGCCGAAGCCGCGCGAAATTTCCGGGCCGTCATCCGAATGCACCCCGAAGTTGGCGAACTGTATATCAATCTGGGCGCCGCGCTCAGGGCCAGCGGCGACATCGCCAGCGCAGAAAAAGCCTACCGGGAAGCTATCTCCAAACTTCCGAAAAGCCCGCTGGCTTGGTTCAACCTCGCCAATCTCCTGCGTGAAATGAACCGTGGCCCCGAAGCCCTGGCCGCATACCGCAAAGCCGACAGCCTGCAGCCCGCAACGGCGGAAATCCTGAATAACCTCGGCGTTCAGCTTTATGACATGGGGGCAATTGAAGACGCGCTCAAACAATATGACGCGGCACTGGCAGTGCGGCCTGGTTATGGCGACGCCCTCACCAACCGGGGCAATGCCCTGCAGCGCCTCGGCCGCACCGACGAAGCTGAAACGGCGATCGAGCAGGCACTGACGCTGGCGCCGGCTAATCCCGTCTTTCTTCTCAACAAGTCATCCCTGCTGGCTGCCTGCGGCCGGCATGCGGACGCTATCGTCTGGGCCGACAAGGCCATTGCCGCCGATCCCGGCTACACCGAGGCGCGCCTGAAACGGGCCGGGCTCTTGATACAAACAGGCGAGTTGGAGGCAGGCTTCCGGGAATACGAAGCCCGCTTTCAAATTCCTAACTGGCACAGACTGCCGGCGATGATGCCGATGCCGGCGTGGCGGGGCGAGGATATAGCCGGAAAGTCCCTGTTGTTGTGGAACGAACAGGGCTTTGGCGATGCATTGATGTATGCCCGCTATATCCCGATATTGCTGGCCATGGGCGTGCGCGTCTCGGTGATGGTGGAAAGCGCGCTCAAGGAACTCTTTAAAGTAAGCTTCAACGATGTCGCGGTTTTTGACCTGAAAGCCCCCCCCGGCAAAGCCGACCTGCATGCCTCGCTGATGAGCCTGCCGCATCTGATGCGAACCACGATGCAGACCATCCCCGCCGATGTGCCTTATCTGGCACCCGCCGCGGAAGATGTCAGGATCTGGCACGACGACGTGATTGCGCTATGCAAAGGGAAACCTGCTGTGGGTCTGATCTGGGCCGGCAATCCCGGTCAATCTCACGATTACACCCGCTCCATGGCATCGGACAGGGTGCAGTCCCTGCTGGCACGTGAAGATATTTGCCTGTTCAACCTGCTGATCGGCCCACGCGGCGACGAAATCCGTGACGCACGACTGATCGATGTTCGTGACCGATTGGACGATTTTGCCGCCACGGCGGCCCTGATGCAGACACTTGATTTGGTGATCAGCGTCGACAGTGCGCCCGCACATCTGGCCGGCGCACTGGCCAAGCCCTTATGGATGGCGTTGTCGTACGATCCGGACATCCGGTATTTCCTGGGGACGGACGAAACCCCCTGGTATCCGTCCGCCACATTATACCGCCAGACAGCCCCCGGGGACTGGGATGGCGTGATGACGCGTATAAATGCCGATTTAAATGTCTTTGTTAGAACAAAAGCAAAGAGTTAACGCGTATTTACCTTAGGGTTTAGCTCTTTTTTAAGGCCCTTCTGCTTTTCTATACATCCCAAGATTCTCAGGGACAGAAACAACGAAGCAAGCATCGGAAAGCAGAACGCAATGACCGAATTAAAACATTATCGCGAGGGAAACCGGCCGTACCGCTCTGAAGCGCTGAGCCCGAGCGGCCTGCCGATGACGATGAGC
This genomic window contains:
- a CDS encoding tetratricopeptide repeat protein; translation: MADAEKTLEQAGADFASGNFAEAARNFRAVIRMHPEVGELYINLGAALRASGDIASAEKAYREAISKLPKSPLAWFNLANLLREMNRGPEALAAYRKADSLQPATAEILNNLGVQLYDMGAIEDALKQYDAALAVRPGYGDALTNRGNALQRLGRTDEAETAIEQALTLAPANPVFLLNKSSLLAACGRHADAIVWADKAIAADPGYTEARLKRAGLLIQTGELEAGFREYEARFQIPNWHRLPAMMPMPAWRGEDIAGKSLLLWNEQGFGDALMYARYIPILLAMGVRVSVMVESALKELFKVSFNDVAVFDLKAPPGKADLHASLMSLPHLMRTTMQTIPADVPYLAPAAEDVRIWHDDVIALCKGKPAVGLIWAGNPGQSHDYTRSMASDRVQSLLAREDICLFNLLIGPRGDEIRDARLIDVRDRLDDFAATAALMQTLDLVISVDSAPAHLAGALAKPLWMALSYDPDIRYFLGTDETPWYPSATLYRQTAPGDWDGVMTRINADLNVFVRTKAKS